tttatgtcaatagcatttgttttttttccttctttcttttgtacTGCTGATATTCTGGGTTATTTTAAGGATTGCATAGGCAAAAATAAGCCTTGAGCTTCAGCCTATTCCTTTTTTGTCAATGACTGTGTGGAATTGATTGGTCATGTCAGTTGCATACccataccaagttttgttcctTATAATATATGACCAAAATAAaccattaattcattcatttattcatgctATATGTTCCTGCCCAGTCTCACATAATTGATATTCATATATATGGAAATATACAAGATCTGTGGGAtctgtgtgaaatgtgagtTTGAAGAGATAAATTTAAGTAGCTTCAGTTTTCTTCAAGGGTCTAGAGTAGTctagaaaacatgttttactccCTGACAAgccttgttttttaaaaattcaacacGAAGACAGAAATCATCTTTAACAGGCAACAATGATATCAACATGGCATGACTTGCATCATAAATGTCCCTGCAGATGTGGAAAGTAGTTTAGCAAAAAACCGACAAGCACACTGTAAACATATGAGAGCCTAAAGCAAAAGTTGATGATGCCTCTTTAATTAGCCTAACTCTTGAGCAAGTCTTTTTGGGAGGTGGGGGAtggtctgggtgtgtgtgtgtgtacgtgtttgAAGTCGAGTCAGAAATGTGAGAGTTGTTctcaaaggggaaaaaaagattgtCTAGAgctatttcttttatacagtcaatGATTTGAACGCATCTACCACCAAATACACGTAACCCTGAACAAACGTTTTAACGATGAACCTCTTTTGTCTCTCTGGCAAGAAAACATTAATTTGGTTGTAGAAAGAAGTTAATAAACTAACACAACGTCgtcaaaaatatatcaaaaataaCTACCTGAAGAGTCACCAATTAGCCTAATCGTTATTATCATTTAATTGTTTCATAAAATGGAGGAGTCTTTAATAAGTCTGATAACTTATATTTTATCATCACAAAATGCCATTATTGTGTATCCAAAACTAAATTCATTATACCTGGATGGAGCTCCTATCATTTCTAGAATATTCTGAAAACACTTCTTAGCATTTTTTATAAACTGAGTCCTGGTTTGGATGCATCTCAAGACAAGCCCGCAGCCTACGTGCGATACGTGTCAGTAAAAGCTGCCTTTCTTTCACAGCAATAAATCCCCCCGCTGTGTCATCTTACATGTCGATTTTTGTCTAACTTCCTATAAAAccgagggagggggagaggggggtgtCTTCTTATTGTTTTATGCCGTCCAAGCCGCGGAAGTTGATAGCTAGATTGAACTGGTTTAATTTGGCATCTGGCAGTcacttttgttatttttaacacTAACATAAACTATGTTGGTCGACTTTCGGTTGGGGGTCGGTCAGGGGTCTGGCCTTAGCCTCATCAAAGGGGACCAAAAATGTTACCAGGCAGGGTAGAACGCTGAGGACGTGAGCTACAGCCTCATTGGTTAAGAAATCCAAGGGGCGGGGTCTCTTGGCTTGGGTATTTAAGGCTTTGTTCCATTGTTGCAGAGTGTGTTTTCCAGCTGGTCTTGCTCAGGAGGGGGGGTGGGACCTACTGATTGAGGATACCTTTGCactttttttatgttatttttttacaatcagatatttttggttttgttttaaaaatgtctttttcttgcAATCATTCCCTGGACGGTagctttcctccatccccaGCGGAGGACAACAGGGGTTCACAGCGGCTGTCCTGGGGCAGTCTGCTGCAAAGGCTGACTGAGCTGAAGGGGATCAGTCAGAGAGTCACAACAGATCATCAGTGCAGCAGGAGTGAAACTGGTGAGTGCTGCAGGCTTTTGTCAGGCCCTTTTGTTTGGGTGGAATCACACAGTACTTTTTTTGCACTTCTAAAAAGAGCGAGCATAGACTAACCAAACACAAAGGGGTAAAATGGGGGCAGATGCATTAACAGATGACTCTTCTGTTTTTATCAGCAGGAAACAGAATACAATGTTTAGAGTGAATCCTGTACTGCTAGACAAGACTTTaacctgtctttcttttttgtagGTTCTGTAGCAGACGTGTCCCTGACAGAGTCAGACAGCAGTTTCTTTTGTTACCCCCTGGAGGAGACTCTGGCTACTGAGGTTGTGACCACCATCACACAAAGTCTCAATGATGCATCACACATCCTGGGCTGCTCAAAACTCATCTTACCTGACTGTCTTCTGCACAGTATCAGCCAGGAACTGCTCCACTTGGCTGTCAGTGAGCCCTGCGGCCTCAGGGGAGCACTCATAGACCTGTGTGTGGACAGAGGGGACCAGGACTCCCTATGTACTGTGGATCAAATAGCAGTGGATTCAAGTCTGGTCCCCACCTTCCATGTGACCCTGGTGCTGAGGTTTGAGTCTAGTGGGCTTTGGCCAAAGGTTCAGAAACTCTTCAAGAGTGGCAATTCCCCGCAGAGATCTCCATTGTCTcccatgcacagacacactcagaAGCTGAGCACCACCTTCAGGGCTATCAAGAAGAAACTGTATTGTTCAGGAGAGCTGTTGATTGAAGAGTGCTGCTGAGCAAGCACTCCTGCTGCTGATAAGCTGGACTCAATTCATGAAGAGATTCGAAGATCCAGTACTGTCtctgtaataaaatataattctACAAACGTGAAACAGCACTAACAGGGTCTCTGTTACTGTATTACAAGGTTTCTCTGGAACCAACTTATGTCTGATGGCAGCTACTCACTTGGTTACAGGTAATTGATGAGTAAAGATTCATGTTTGAACATGAGTCAGTGTCTTACCTATGAATGTACAGTCACACCCTGAAGGGAATGGCTTACGTATTTGATAGTCAAATATCATCACTTGAAAtgtgtgtgctttgtttttttaacaaactacttgaataaataaattattttctagTACTCTGTTGTGATAGTTCTCTCATTCATAAGCAACATGTCATAAAAGgagataaatgtgtaaatatgtatgtgtgtgtgtgcctgaatgtgtttttaaagagaaTATATACACCAGTCATTCATCAGACAAATTTAATTCAAAGAAACTTTTATACAATTTTAGCatgttaatttaataaatatggTTTACTTTTACTTGTGCAATGATTTTCAATACTTATGATCCAACAGGCTACAAGCAAATCCACATAATaacattacagtaaatgatgtTAACTCCAATAAACCCTGCACTGTTAAAAGTAAAATGGATATTTACAATGGTAAGAACTATAAAAATTACACACTTTCCTTGTGAGCGGCTCAGACACCTGTCTATGAGAAGGCCATGAGGTTTCTCAAAATTTTTTaaggaaaacacaaagattGGGACAGAGAAAGCTAATCTTAGCAGCTTCATTAACCGTTCAAATAGACAACTATGCTCTTACTTTCCACCGTGACGCCCAGCGGACTCTTACCCTTCCAGAAGACACTAAAGTCAGAAAATGTCGGCAGTCAACTCAAAGTTTCTCACAGTTCTACAGTTGCAGAGAGGTTCCCTGATGAGGTCTGCTGCCCACTGTGTGTAAGGCAATTTTGATTCTCTTGGTTTGCTGCAGAAAGATGCTCCAATTTGTGTGGGCTCCGACCAATTTCTTCTCATTAGATTCAAGTACAGACGAACCTAAAAAACCCCAGAAGAATCAATAAGAGAGACGCAGCAGTACAGAGGATTAACTGTGATTAGATTCCacctcaaaaacacacacttctgcACGTCTGCAAATCATTATCACTATCACTAGAGCAATGTTTAGTATCAGTTTAATAgctgtgaaaacaaacagataaGCTGATGTTTTAGACAATTCACTACTGCAACTAAAATGCTTTAAACTGTTCAACAGATttcaaattacatatttttagagctgcaacaattagttgattgcTTGATTAAATGCCAACCTCTAAATTAactggca
This portion of the Scomber japonicus isolate fScoJap1 chromosome 14, fScoJap1.pri, whole genome shotgun sequence genome encodes:
- the LOC128373022 gene encoding DNA damage-inducible transcript 4 protein-like, producing the protein MSFSCNHSLDGSFPPSPAEDNRGSQRLSWGSLLQRLTELKGISQRVTTDHQCSRSETGSVADVSLTESDSSFFCYPLEETLATEVVTTITQSLNDASHILGCSKLILPDCLLHSISQELLHLAVSEPCGLRGALIDLCVDRGDQDSLCTVDQIAVDSSLVPTFHVTLVLRFESSGLWPKVQKLFKSGNSPQRSPLSPMHRHTQKLSTTFRAIKKKLYCSGELLIEECC